CGACGCCCTCATCGAGGCCGCCGAGGCCGGCAAGCAGGTGCTGGCACTGGTTGAGATCAAGGCCCGCTTCGATGAGCAGAACAACATCGCCTGGGCCCGCAAGCTCGAACGCCATGGCGTGCACGTGGTGTACGGCATGGTCGGCCTGAAGACCCACTGCAAGCTGATCCTGGTGGTGCGCGATGAGGCCGAGGGGCTGCGCAGCTATGTGCACATCGGCACCGGCAACTACAACCCCAAGACGGCCCGCCAGTACGAGGACATGGGCCTGCTCACCTGCAACCCGATCGTCGCCGACGACGTGGCCAGATTGTTCAACCATCTGTCGGGCATGACCCAGGAGACGCACTACCGGCGCCTGCTGGTGGCGCCGCAGGGTGTGCGCACCGGCCTGATCGCCGCCATCGACCGTGAGATCGCGAACAAGAAGGCGGGCCTGCCGGCACGCATCCGCATCAAGGTGAACTCGATCGTCGATGAGCGCATCATCGACGCGCTCTACCGCGCCAGCCGTGCCGGCGTCGAGGTGGACCTGTGGGTGCGCGGCATCTGCGGTGTGCGCCCCGGCGTCCCCGGCCTGAGCGAGAACATCCGGCTGATCTCGATCCTGGGCCGCTTCCTGGAACATTCGCGGCTGTTCTGGTTCGAGAACGCCGGCAACCCCTCGGTGGGCATCGGCTCCGCTGACCTGATGCACCGCAACCTCGACCGGCGCGTCGAGGCGATCGTGCTGATCACCCACGCCAACCACATCGCCGAGATCGGCCAGCTGTTCGACCTGGCATTCGACCCGGGCACCGTGAACTGGAAACTCGACGACCGCAGCTGGCATCCCGATACCACCAACGCCGCCGGCGAGCCGAAGCTCGACCTGCAGGAGCACCTGATCGACGTGGTCAGCCACCGCAGGCACGCCCCCAGCGACGGACCGTCACGGCGCACCCTGTTCTTCCAGCGTCCGGGGGTGCTCCCCAGGCCATGACCGCCAAGCCCGCAGTCGTCGCAGCCGGTGCCGTGGTCTTCCGGGGCTCCGGCGAACAACGGCGCGTACTCGTGGAACACCGCCCCCACTACAACGATTGGACGTTACCGAAGGGCAAGCCGCATGGCGACGAGCAGCTGCCGGTCACCGCGGTGCGCGAGGTGGAGGAGGAGACCGGGATCCACGTACGGCTGGGCCTCCCGCTCCCCTCGTTGCGCTACGACGTGAGTGCCGGACCCAAGCAGGTGCACTTCTGGCTTGGCCACGAGAACCGCCCCGAGCATCCACATCGCGATGACGAGACCGATCGGATCGCCTGGCCGATGCTGCCCGAGGCCGCCGAGCTGCTGACCTATCCCGATGAAGTGGAACTGCTGGCCCGGGCCGTCCCGCTGGCCGACCGGGCCCTGGGCACGCTGGTGATCACCCGCCACGCCAAGGCGCGTCCCCGCAAGAGCTGGCAGGGCGACGACTGGCTGCGTCCGCTGGCGGCCCGCGGCGCGCGCCAGTCCGACCGGTTGGTGGCGCTGCTGGACGCCTTCGGGGTGCGCCGCGTGCTGTCAAGCACCTCCACCCGCTGCCTGCAGACCGTCGAGCCCTTCGCGAAGGCCATCGGCTCCCAGATCCATCCGGTGCACCTGCTCAGCGAGGAGGCGGCGCTGGGACGCGACGAGGAGATCGCCGACCTCATGTGGCAGCTGCGCGTGCAGGTGGCGCAGAGCCCCGAGGACCCACTGGTGGTCTGTGGCCACCGCCCCGTGCTGGGCGCCATGCAGGCGGGGCTGCACAT
The window above is part of the Propionibacterium freudenreichii subsp. freudenreichii genome. Proteins encoded here:
- a CDS encoding NUDIX hydrolase, which codes for MTAKPAVVAAGAVVFRGSGEQRRVLVEHRPHYNDWTLPKGKPHGDEQLPVTAVREVEEETGIHVRLGLPLPSLRYDVSAGPKQVHFWLGHENRPEHPHRDDETDRIAWPMLPEAAELLTYPDEVELLARAVPLADRALGTLVITRHAKARPRKSWQGDDWLRPLAARGARQSDRLVALLDAFGVRRVLSSTSTRCLQTVEPFAKAIGSQIHPVHLLSEEAALGRDEEIADLMWQLRVQVAQSPEDPLVVCGHRPVLGAMQAGLHIPIQHLTTAQSLVLHIGDEAEPVAVESYPSPL